The Mytilus trossulus isolate FHL-02 chromosome 3, PNRI_Mtr1.1.1.hap1, whole genome shotgun sequence genome contains a region encoding:
- the LOC134710009 gene encoding protein max-like isoform X1, with protein MSDEDRDVDIESDEDDDELSSNANTQFMTQAEKRAHHNALERKRRDHIKDSFSSLRDSIPSLQGEKVSSVKEKYVQDTTALHERSSKVSRAQILKKAADYIQFIRRKNQGHQSDIDDLKKQNSTLEQQIRALEKARNTGQFAQSSSVGFDGSESESSVEGGDLAGVRRKKLKTA; from the exons ATGAGCGATGAAGACAGGGATGTTGACATTGAAAGCGAT GAGGACGATGACGAACTATCTTCAAATGCCAATACACAGTTTATGACACAG GCGGAAAAGCGTGCTCATCATAATGCATTAGAGAGAAAGAGACGAGATCATATAAAAGACAGCTTCTCCAGTCTACGAGATTCAATACCATCTCTGCAAGGAGAAAAGGTATCATCagtcaaa GAGAAATATGTACAGGACACTACAGCTCTGCATGAAAGATCATCAAAG gtgTCAAGGgcacaaatattaaaaaaggcaGCCGATTACATTCAGTTCATCAGACGCAAAAATCAAGGTCATCAGTCGGACATCgacgatttaaaaaaacagaattcTACTTTAGAACAACAAA tcAGGGCCTTAGAGAAAGCTAGGAACACAGGACAATTTGCTCAGAGTAGTAGTGTTGGGTTTGATGGCTCTGAATCAGAGAGTTCAGTTGAAGGGGGGGACTTGGCTGGTGTCAGAAGAAAGAAGTTAAAAACAGCCTAA
- the LOC134710009 gene encoding protein max-like isoform X4: protein MSDEDRDVDIESDEDDDELSSNANTQFMTQAEKRAHHNALERKRRDHIKDSFSSLRDSIPSLQGEKVSRAQILKKAADYIQFIRRKNQGHQSDIDDLKKQNSTLEQQIRALEKARNTGQFAQSSSVGFDGSESESSVEGGDLAGVRRKKLKTA from the exons ATGAGCGATGAAGACAGGGATGTTGACATTGAAAGCGAT GAGGACGATGACGAACTATCTTCAAATGCCAATACACAGTTTATGACACAG GCGGAAAAGCGTGCTCATCATAATGCATTAGAGAGAAAGAGACGAGATCATATAAAAGACAGCTTCTCCAGTCTACGAGATTCAATACCATCTCTGCAAGGAGAAAAG gtgTCAAGGgcacaaatattaaaaaaggcaGCCGATTACATTCAGTTCATCAGACGCAAAAATCAAGGTCATCAGTCGGACATCgacgatttaaaaaaacagaattcTACTTTAGAACAACAAA tcAGGGCCTTAGAGAAAGCTAGGAACACAGGACAATTTGCTCAGAGTAGTAGTGTTGGGTTTGATGGCTCTGAATCAGAGAGTTCAGTTGAAGGGGGGGACTTGGCTGGTGTCAGAAGAAAGAAGTTAAAAACAGCCTAA
- the LOC134710009 gene encoding protein max-like isoform X3, which yields MSDEDRDVDIESDEDDDELSSNANTQFMTQAEKRAHHNALERKRRDHIKDSFSSLRDSIPSLQGEKVSSVKVSRAQILKKAADYIQFIRRKNQGHQSDIDDLKKQNSTLEQQIRALEKARNTGQFAQSSSVGFDGSESESSVEGGDLAGVRRKKLKTA from the exons ATGAGCGATGAAGACAGGGATGTTGACATTGAAAGCGAT GAGGACGATGACGAACTATCTTCAAATGCCAATACACAGTTTATGACACAG GCGGAAAAGCGTGCTCATCATAATGCATTAGAGAGAAAGAGACGAGATCATATAAAAGACAGCTTCTCCAGTCTACGAGATTCAATACCATCTCTGCAAGGAGAAAAGGTATCATCagtcaaa gtgTCAAGGgcacaaatattaaaaaaggcaGCCGATTACATTCAGTTCATCAGACGCAAAAATCAAGGTCATCAGTCGGACATCgacgatttaaaaaaacagaattcTACTTTAGAACAACAAA tcAGGGCCTTAGAGAAAGCTAGGAACACAGGACAATTTGCTCAGAGTAGTAGTGTTGGGTTTGATGGCTCTGAATCAGAGAGTTCAGTTGAAGGGGGGGACTTGGCTGGTGTCAGAAGAAAGAAGTTAAAAACAGCCTAA
- the LOC134710010 gene encoding mitochondrial genome maintenance exonuclease 1-like codes for MARLTGQLLSKLMCSKSNLCVSFNISLRFKTTKTYDVKEIIQLNYDNYNLYGPKLNRKSKKLTQSEEKSEYHTSSEVESNKQSEKSGKMTKSKASNKQTVRVKSDKNSEESTKNNEKKGYKETKVPFQRKIDPAIDYILTYPMIRSEAEIDNSLLVQSAGRLIPSVTRIISETMSDLSKFYLERWKKKMISELGAEGFKKLQEETFRNGSNLHANIQHYLSGIPETELDIYKDNAGHWDSIRKVLQEVQKAVAIEEAVKHEDLCYQGKFDCLAVYKDRLCLVDWKTSKKSKPTIKDTFDNPIQVAAYIGAINNSQLLQDKGMDQITNGAIVIAYPDGQPAHVHIMDQKLCEENWKLWLERLHMYWKKVREIK; via the exons ATGGCAAGGTTAACaggacagttgttatcaaagtTAATGTGTAGTAAATCTAATCTGTGTGTTTCATTCAATATATCATTACGATTCAAAACTACAAAAACTTACGATGTCAAAGAAATAATACAACttaattatgataattataaCCTTTACGGTCCaaaacttaatagaaaaagtaaaaaattgactCAAAGTGAGGAAAAATCAGAATATCATACGTCTAGTGAAGTAGAATCAAATAAACAGAGTGAAAAATCGGGAAAAATGACTAAGAGTAAGGCTTCAAATAAACAGACTGTTAGAGTGAAATCAGATAAAAACAGTGAAGAGTCAactaaaaacaatgaaaagaaaGGATATAAGGAAACTAAAGTGCCATTCCAGAGGAAGATTGATCCTGCTATAGACTATATTCTGACCTATCCTATGATCCGATCTGAGGCAGAGATTGACAATTCTTTATTGGTACAATCAGCCGGACGATTAATTCCATCAGTGACACGTATAATAAGTGAGACTATGTCCGatttgtcaaagttttatttGGAAAGGTGGAAGAAGAAAATGATCAGCGAATTAGGAGCTGAAGGGTTTAAAAAACTTCAAgaag AGACTTTTAGAAATGGATCCAATCTGCATGCAAacattcaacattatttatctgGGATTCCTGAGACAGAGTTGGATATATATAAAGACAATGCAGGACATTGGGATAGTATCAGAAAGGTATTACAGGAGGTCCAAAAAGCTGTTGCCATTGAAGAAGCAGTCAAGCATGAAGACCTTTGTTACCAGGGGAAATTTGATTGTTTAGCTGTATATAA agACAGACTCTGTTTGGTGGATTGGAAGACCTCAAAGAAAAGTAAACCTACAATTAAAGATACCTTTGACAATCCCATACAAGTAGCTGCTTACATAGGAGCCATTAATAATAGTCAGTTACTACAAGACAAAGGA atggaCCAAATCACCAATGGTGCCATTGTTATCGCCTACCCTGATGGACAACCTGCTCATGTTCACATTATGGACCAAAAACTATGTGAGGAAAACTGGAAGTTATGGCTAGAAAGATTACATATGTACTGGAAAAAAGTTAGGGAAATCAAATGA
- the LOC134710009 gene encoding protein max-like isoform X2, which produces MSDEDRDVDIESDEDDDELSSNANTQFMTQAEKRAHHNALERKRRDHIKDSFSSLRDSIPSLQGEKEKYVQDTTALHERSSKVSRAQILKKAADYIQFIRRKNQGHQSDIDDLKKQNSTLEQQIRALEKARNTGQFAQSSSVGFDGSESESSVEGGDLAGVRRKKLKTA; this is translated from the exons ATGAGCGATGAAGACAGGGATGTTGACATTGAAAGCGAT GAGGACGATGACGAACTATCTTCAAATGCCAATACACAGTTTATGACACAG GCGGAAAAGCGTGCTCATCATAATGCATTAGAGAGAAAGAGACGAGATCATATAAAAGACAGCTTCTCCAGTCTACGAGATTCAATACCATCTCTGCAAGGAGAAAAG GAGAAATATGTACAGGACACTACAGCTCTGCATGAAAGATCATCAAAG gtgTCAAGGgcacaaatattaaaaaaggcaGCCGATTACATTCAGTTCATCAGACGCAAAAATCAAGGTCATCAGTCGGACATCgacgatttaaaaaaacagaattcTACTTTAGAACAACAAA tcAGGGCCTTAGAGAAAGCTAGGAACACAGGACAATTTGCTCAGAGTAGTAGTGTTGGGTTTGATGGCTCTGAATCAGAGAGTTCAGTTGAAGGGGGGGACTTGGCTGGTGTCAGAAGAAAGAAGTTAAAAACAGCCTAA